One Argentina anserina chromosome 6, drPotAnse1.1, whole genome shotgun sequence genomic window, tatCGTAATCATCATGCATCCTATGTCCCTTCTCAACCTGGGATGCTGCTCAATTATATTGCCGCAGAATGGAACAGAGCCCCCAAAATTTGCTTTTAACTGATCATATATCATGATGGTCATAATCACTCCTTCATTAAGCCATCGAGGAATAATAACGTACCGATATTATGAATTAAACTTGAAGTTACTTTTTCTTTAATCTAATATGTTGCTGCAATAATTTTAAAGCATATGAGACGAAAACACTGCAATTTTTGCAAAACACCTAAAGCCAGAGGCGGATCTAtgcctaagaagagtgggACTCAAGTCTCACCCAAAATtttatagagaaaaaaaattcctatGTGTATGTATTGGTTTTTTATAGGGTACATGATATCTATAATAATCAAGTCCCAGGCAATCTGTTGGTTAATATTGGACTTGATCTTGATGATTGTATGGTCTTGGGCTTGCCATATAGCATTGGACTTATTTGGACTTACTCAATTAAACAAGGACAAGTCCAACTTAAAAGTctcccctttttcttttcgttgaaaacaaagaaaaatggtgCTTCTCAGTTCTCTGACTTCTCTCATCTCAAGTCGTTGTCGTTCCACTTCTTCACTTTATCTCTGTGACTCTATGATTCGATTCCATCCAAGTGATCCAAGCAAATGAAGCAATCGATCATCCTATATCTCCCGCCACTGAAGTACTCAACAACTGATTCATCATCTCCATCTCGGGACCATCTGTAAGTGttcaatctaaattaaaatTAGGGATTGGGTGATATCTTATTAGCTGCCAATCCCTTCTATTGTTACTTTTAAACTATTGTTCTTGTCATTTTATAactttttcatttgttttgaATAGGTTATTGATCTCAAAGTCTCAAAAGGATTAAaagttggtgtttgagaattGAGGTCTTGCTGTGCTTTAACAGGTTGTTATTCTTTTTTGtaattgttaatttatttgtTGTGTACTTGTGTGTGCTATAACTAACTGTATTACAAAATTCCTAAACAAAAGTTTCTTAATTCATATTGTATAGGTGATTGTAGCATGTCGAATGAGCAaccaaaaaaaaggaagaaaaactTGATCAGTTCATACTTTACAAAGTCTGATCGTGGTGATGCTACTGCTAGTGATGCTCCAACACCAAGCTCTCCAGTAATTCCTCCTGAGATTCAAAGCAGTGGTATTGACTCTTTGAATAATATCAATGCTATTGAACGTGACCCAGGAAAACGCTGCCCTATATGGAAATATCTTGTCAATCAGCGTGATTCGATCAGAAGAGCATATAGTCTGTTGGGACCAATGCAACCTGAATGTGAGTTCCCTTACTCTCAATTTAGTGATCAACAACGCAAGTGTCAGTTTTCTTGGTTTAAAGATAATCCATGGCTTGAGTATTCAAAAGCTAAGGATAGGGCATATTGTTTTCCTTGTTTCCTTTTTGCTACTGAAAATCCTTTGAACAAAGCATTCACCATTGAAGGGTTCAAAAATTGGAAGAGGACTGTGCCTAGTGATAATGCTTTTCTGAATCATGTAGGAAGAATTACATCATCACATAATAGTGCAATGCAAAAGTGGGATGCATTACGAAACCCATCTAGCCAAATTGAGCCAATCTTTAGTTCAAAATCAGCAAAAGATATAGAGGATAACCGGTTAAGGCTCATAGCTTCTATAGAGAGTGTTAGATATCTAGCTAGCCAAGGAATTGCCTTTAGAGGCCATGATGAATCCGAAGAGTCATTGAATCAAGGACCTTTTAGGCAGCTTATCAAATCCTTTGGAAGAGTTAGTCTAGATATTAAAAGAGTTATAGAAAATGCTCCTAGAAATGCCAAGTATATTAGTCCTTCAATTCAAAAAGACATTCTTAATATTCTTGGTAACCAAGTGAGGGGTATGATACGTGAAGAAGTTGGAGCTGCAAAATATTGTCTTCTTGTTGATGAAGCTATAGATGTTTCTAATAAGAAACAAATGGCGATTATTTTAAGATTTGTTGATTCTCTAGGTAAGGTCCGagaacgttttttttttttttaaattgtaaGTGTTCCAAACACAAGCTCACAAACTCTTAAAGATGAAATATCTAAGGTTCTTACTCAGGACAAGCTTCAAGTTAGAAATATGCGTGGTCAAGGCTATGATGGTGCTAGCAACATGAGAGACATTTATAAAGGTTTACAAGCATTATTTCTTAAAGAATGTCCTTATGCTTATTATTTGCATTGTTTTGCTCATCGTCTGCAGCTAACACTAAATGCTACTGCCAAGGGGGTACATGAAATTTGGAAattcttttccattttaaGTTTGATTGTGAACTTTATGAACTCTTCCGGCAAGCATCACTCGGCCTTGAAAGCTGctagaaaagaagaaattgcAGACTTGGTGGCTTGTGGTGAACTTGAAACCGGTACAGGGGCCAATCAGATTTTTAGTATGCAACGAGCTGGTGCTACTCGTTGGGGCTCACATTATCGTTCAATTAGGGGTTTGATTGAATTGTTTGGTGCATCTAAAATAACTCTTGTTTATATGAGTGAGCAGGGACCAGTGGATCTTCAAAGAGAGGCTGGAGATGTTCTCAAAGCAATGCAGAAGtttgtctttgttttttgtttgcttCTCATGAACAAGGTAATGAAAATTACTGAGACTCTTTCCCAGACATTGCAGCAAAAGTCTCTTGATTTTGTTCAAGCTATGCGGTTTGTGAAACATACAAAAGAATTGGTTGGAGACCTAAGGAAAGATGGATGGACTGATTTCTTTGAACATGTGGAATCATTTTGTAAGAAACATGAAATTAAAATGCCTGATATGCATGCTAGTACATCTCATCGGTCTTCTATCACTAATGAGCATCATTACCGTGTTGATATATTTAATGCTCTAATTGATTTTCAGCTAAGTGAGTTGGATGGAAGATTTTCAGAGCAAGCAATAGATCTTCTTAGTCTTGCTTCAACCTTGGATCCTCATTCTAATTTCAGTAAGTTTAAAACTGAACTTGTTCTTGATCTTGCAAGAAAATATTATCCTGAAGATTTTTATGATGGTGAGATGCTTTCTCTTGAGTCAGAGTGTGCATACTATGAAAAAGACATGCTTGATGATGCTATGTTTAAGAATTTGTCATCTATTTGTGAGCTGTGTCCATTGTTGGTCCAAACAAGAAAGTCAGAATTTTATCCAATGCTTTATAGATTGATTTGTCTAGTTTTAACTCTTCCGGTATCTACAGCAACAACTGAAAGAGCATTTTCAGCCATGAACTACATCAAGAACAAGCTTAGAAATAAGATGGAAGGAGAGTTTCTAGGTGATTGTATGGTCCTCCACATTGAGAAAGACTATGCTAATTCTATTAGCAATGACTTTGTGATAAAACAAATTTGAACTTTCAGGTACTCGTAGAGTTAGATTTAGTTAATTGTGATGTGTTACATCTAGAAATTTTTGTGAATCTTATTTTGTGTAAACTTGTATTTAAAGGGTAAGGTTCACTACGTCCCCCCTTTCTAGGTGTATTAGtattttgcatatataatattgCTCTTGcatcatgaattttttttatggtgGAAAGTCAAGTCCCACCCCGTTTCAAttcctggatccgccactgcttTAAGTCGCACTCGGTCAAATATGGAAACTTACGGAAAGAACGAAAGAATCAAGATTGCCAACAAATAGCGGAGATCAAGcttcaaaatatcggtatcaataaatatattattttttaagtgAGATATCAGAtagagaaattttaaatacacaccctaaatctcttaatacacactCATACTTAATACACCACCTATTTAAATTGTAATTCCAATATGTTTACTAAATACACCCCAAAACTTCATTATTTGGCTATATAAGGCTATTTTTAGTATgtatattagtatatatatatatatatatatcaacatCTTATAAATGTTTATGTCGTTTCTTATTTGTTCTTATGGATCAATATAAATCGCAGTAgttcttttcaaattctttaaacatgaaaataataaaaaaatgaagaatataTGTATAAGAAAAACTGAAGATCAGTTGAGcataatttctttttcaaaaacataagaagatgaaatttaatgagatgaaaatcataatttctttttattgaTTACCTTATTTGGGACTCTAAAAGTAGAAATAATATCTTTTTTCGGTGAAGATTAAGGAATAATTGATTGCTTGAATTTTCCGCTTAATTTTCCGTCAAAATATATgctaatttaaatttctctGTAATTTTTtcgtattttaattgtttccaAATATAAATTCTtcaattttgataatttaatttattttttatttcttaattattACATGTACCTATTTTGGTCATTTAATATACAtgcaaaatttaattttaattgttgaatAATAAAGGTGTGTATTAAGTGTTtatgggtgtgtatttaaaacttctcaattagatattggaaaaaaaatatcgttcatagtctgaaattatttatttatttattatttaattacacacacaaaatacaattattaattttatctaataCCATAAAGAGActctaagtgcttgaaaaGACATATGTTGGTCAAAAAAATCATAATACTCTGCCCAAAATATATAAGTCATATAGTACGAATTGTAATAGTTaacatgatagtcatatatctctttcGAGTTACCGATAGTTTCTCCGAGAATGAGATAGTAAGGATGTTACCAACTCGATGATTTATCATATACTTCTCCAGACTAATCATAATCGTAAATAAGATAACTAGATAGATAgttgacttcatgtgattcgtttgacGTCCCCCATTGTGCTTTATGTCTAAACTGataaaatcaaaacttaagaCAACTGAAGTAACATCAGATGAAatactttgatcatcaatgactTCTCTTATCCTCCTCCCACACTTATTATGTTGTTGTGCACCATGACCACATGCTATAGATCCATGATCTTCATCTTGTGTAACATGAtcgaaattactttcacaagtaaaaTGCTCAAATTGAGCAATATAAGATTATCTATATTCAAatcttgtatctccaccactaccatcatcatcaccaccaccaccaccatcatcatcatcatcatcatcatctgaaCTATCTAAAGTTGCTACGCCACCCCACACACTAACATTATCAAAATCTTCTCCTGGGTCTCCAATTTCATTAGATAATATCTTGTTTGCATCAATTCCAAAATAAattgtattttcttcttttctattgacatgtggaggagggttatcattttcatcattgaGGTGTGCAAGCATAATCTAATTATGAAGAGGATCAATGCCATTCTGAAGTAGTTCACTAGCAACATGAAGTAGATCGATCatt contains:
- the LOC126796925 gene encoding uncharacterized protein LOC126796925, which codes for MSNEQPKKRKKNLISSYFTKSDRGDATASDAPTPSSPVIPPEIQSSGIDSLNNINAIERDPGKRCPIWKYLVNQRDSIRRAYSLLGPMQPECEFPYSQFSDQQRKCQFSWFKDNPWLEYSKAKDRAYCFPCFLFATENPLNKAFTIEGFKNWKRTVPSDNAFLNHVGRITSSHNSAMQKWDALRNPSSQIEPIFSSKSAKDIEDNRLRLIASIESVRYLASQGIAFRGHDESEESLNQGPFRQLIKSFGRVSLDIKRVIENAPRNAKYISPSIQKDILNILGNQVRGMIREEVGAAKYCLLVDEAIDVSNKKQMAIILRFVDSLGKDKLQVRNMRGQGYDGASNMRDIYKGLQALFLKECPYAYYLHCFAHRLQLTLNATAKGVHEIWKFFSILSLIVNFMNSSGKHHSALKAARKEEIADLVACGELETGTGANQIFSMQRAGATRWGSHYRSIRGLIELFGASKITLVYMSEQGPVDLQREAGDVLKAMQKFVFVFCLLLMNKVMKITETLSQTLQQKSLDFVQAMRFVKHTKELVGDLRKDGWTDFFEHVESFCKKHEIKMPDMHASTSHRSSITNEHHYRVDIFNALIDFQLSELDGRFSEQAIDLLSLASTLDPHSNFSKFKTELVLDLARKYYPEDFYDGEMLSLESECAYYEKDMLDDAMFKNLSSICELCPLLVQTRKSEFYPMLYRLICLVLTLPVSTATTERAFSAMNYIKNKLRNKMEGEFLGDCMVLHIEKDYANSISNDFVIKQI